From a single Pseudomonas triticicola genomic region:
- the algG gene encoding mannuronan 5-epimerase AlgG yields the protein MISTRTGSLSLLAGAMLLASAGAFANVEPAKPATVAKELQQAKTYTVSSAPTDALKLAKPTLPDLSGFTAEAAAAKIVRSKPGKISVRRMMQENALKDFIGGDNKMAEWVVRQHGIPQAIFIDDGYMNLKDLAKKLPKQYFSETAPGVYLAKLPIVVGEKGILEIDGQTQELRLSQEAGSFLVNDGKLFVRDTKVTGWREKDNGPATFRSPKEFRPFLLAWGGTETYIVNSKMASFGYANSKSYGVSISQYTPNMAKVLKRPEPTGWIVGSEFSDMWYGFYCYETSDFVVKGNTYKDNIVYGIDPHDRSHRLIIAENTVHGTKKKHGIIISREVNDSFIFNNKSFDNKLSGLVIDRNSVNNIIAYNEIYKNHTDGITLYESADNLLWGNKVISNTRHGIRIRNSVNIRLYENVAMTNGLTGIYGHIKDLTDTDRDIKLDPFDAQVSLIVVGGELAANGSGPLSIDSPLSVELYRVSMLAPTKSSGISFNGILGERQDEILDLLVRQQKAVLIDPVERQTELQD from the coding sequence ATGATCAGCACCAGAACAGGCTCACTCAGCCTGCTGGCCGGCGCGATGCTGCTGGCCAGCGCCGGCGCCTTCGCCAATGTTGAACCGGCGAAACCTGCGACCGTGGCCAAGGAACTGCAACAGGCCAAAACCTACACCGTCAGCAGCGCGCCGACCGACGCGTTGAAACTGGCCAAGCCGACACTGCCCGACCTGTCCGGCTTCACCGCCGAAGCCGCTGCGGCGAAGATCGTGCGCAGCAAGCCGGGCAAGATCAGCGTGCGCCGGATGATGCAGGAAAACGCTCTGAAGGACTTCATCGGCGGCGATAACAAGATGGCCGAATGGGTCGTGCGTCAGCACGGCATCCCGCAGGCGATCTTCATCGACGACGGCTACATGAACCTCAAGGATCTGGCGAAAAAACTGCCCAAGCAGTATTTCAGCGAGACCGCTCCGGGCGTGTACCTGGCCAAATTGCCGATCGTGGTCGGCGAGAAAGGCATCCTCGAAATCGATGGCCAGACCCAGGAACTGCGCCTGTCCCAAGAGGCCGGTTCGTTCCTGGTCAACGACGGCAAACTGTTCGTGCGTGACACCAAAGTCACCGGCTGGCGCGAGAAGGACAACGGCCCGGCGACCTTCCGTTCGCCGAAGGAATTCCGTCCGTTCCTGCTCGCCTGGGGCGGCACCGAGACCTACATCGTCAACAGCAAGATGGCCAGTTTCGGTTACGCCAACAGTAAGTCGTACGGGGTGAGTATTTCCCAGTACACGCCGAACATGGCCAAGGTCCTCAAGCGCCCGGAACCGACCGGCTGGATCGTCGGCTCCGAGTTCTCGGACATGTGGTACGGCTTCTACTGCTACGAAACCAGCGACTTTGTGGTCAAGGGCAACACCTACAAAGACAACATCGTCTACGGCATCGACCCGCATGACCGCTCGCACCGTCTGATCATTGCCGAGAACACCGTTCACGGCACGAAGAAGAAGCACGGGATCATTATTTCCCGTGAGGTCAATGACAGCTTCATCTTCAACAACAAGAGTTTCGACAACAAGTTGTCGGGCCTGGTGATCGACCGTAACAGCGTCAACAACATCATTGCCTACAACGAGATCTACAAGAACCACACCGACGGCATCACGCTCTACGAGTCTGCCGACAACCTGCTGTGGGGCAACAAGGTCATCAGCAATACCCGTCACGGCATTCGTATTCGTAACAGCGTGAACATCCGCCTCTACGAAAACGTTGCCATGACCAACGGCCTGACCGGTATCTACGGCCACATCAAGGACCTGACCGACACCGACCGTGACATCAAGCTCGACCCGTTCGACGCGCAGGTCTCGCTGATCGTCGTCGGCGGCGAGCTGGCAGCCAACGGCAGCGGCCCGCTGTCGATAGACTCGCCGCTGAGTGTCGAGCTGTATCGCGTGTCGATGCTGGCGCCGACCAAGTCCAGCGGGATCAGCTTCAACGGCATCCTCGGCGAGCGCCAGGATGAAATTCTCGACCTGCTGGTGCGCCAGCAGAAAGCCGTGCTGATCGACCCTGTCGAACGCCAGACCGAATTGCAGGACTGA
- a CDS encoding alginate O-acetyltransferase — protein MHPHMIKLLSLSALTLGILAAGNARADADGASVTPPKFTAEPCCNLCPAAHDAKNYTTRYQQNFTTLVQAQGDWLFRTQEDLRTEFNTTPAGYKRLQQLHDAFKSKGVELVIVYQPTRGLVNRNKLNPQEKAAFDYEKALGNYKTMLGRFAKMGYVVPDLSPLTNESLPDTLPAHDFYFRGDQHWTPYGAQRTAKIVAEKVKQIPAFADIPKREFETKRSGRMGKTGTLHNMAGQLCGTSYAIQYMDQFTTEPKGEAGDGDLFGDSGNPQITLVGTSHSGKNYNFAGFLEEAIGADILNVAFPGGGFEGSMLQYLGSEEFQKTPPKILIWEFSPLYRLDQETIYRQMMALLDNGCEGKDAQMSASATLKPGSKQELLVNSKNLNLQNANHQVDIRFADTSVKTLQATLWYMNGRHEDIKIEKPETSDTDGRFAFELRTDEDWASQNLLAVEVQGPEAGPGATPQKVEAKICKRNVFPGVGQQTAQLGQ, from the coding sequence ATGCACCCACACATGATCAAACTGCTCAGCCTCTCGGCCCTGACCCTCGGCATTCTCGCTGCCGGCAACGCTCGCGCCGACGCTGACGGCGCAAGCGTCACGCCACCAAAGTTCACCGCCGAGCCGTGCTGCAACCTGTGCCCGGCGGCCCATGACGCGAAGAACTACACCACGCGTTATCAGCAGAACTTCACCACCCTGGTACAGGCCCAGGGCGACTGGCTGTTCCGTACCCAGGAAGACCTGCGCACCGAGTTCAACACCACGCCGGCCGGCTACAAGCGTCTGCAACAGTTGCACGACGCGTTCAAGAGCAAAGGCGTCGAGCTGGTGATCGTTTACCAGCCGACCCGTGGCCTGGTGAACCGCAACAAGCTCAACCCGCAGGAAAAAGCCGCGTTCGATTACGAGAAAGCGCTGGGCAACTACAAGACCATGCTCGGCCGTTTCGCCAAGATGGGCTACGTGGTGCCGGACCTGTCGCCACTGACCAACGAATCGCTGCCGGACACCCTGCCCGCCCACGATTTCTACTTCCGAGGCGACCAGCACTGGACACCTTACGGTGCCCAGCGCACGGCAAAAATCGTCGCCGAAAAGGTCAAGCAGATCCCGGCCTTCGCCGACATTCCCAAGCGTGAATTCGAGACCAAGCGCTCCGGACGCATGGGCAAGACCGGCACCCTGCACAACATGGCCGGGCAACTGTGCGGCACCAGTTACGCGATCCAGTACATGGACCAGTTCACCACCGAGCCGAAAGGCGAGGCCGGTGACGGCGATCTGTTCGGCGATTCCGGCAATCCGCAGATCACTCTGGTCGGTACATCGCACAGCGGCAAGAACTACAACTTCGCCGGCTTCCTCGAAGAAGCCATCGGCGCCGACATCCTCAACGTGGCCTTCCCCGGCGGCGGTTTCGAAGGTTCGATGCTGCAATACCTGGGCAGCGAAGAATTCCAGAAGACCCCGCCGAAGATTCTTATCTGGGAATTCTCGCCGCTGTATCGCCTCGATCAGGAAACCATCTATCGCCAGATGATGGCGCTGCTCGATAACGGTTGCGAAGGCAAGGACGCGCAAATGTCCGCCAGTGCCACGCTGAAGCCGGGCAGCAAGCAAGAACTGCTGGTCAACAGCAAGAACCTGAACCTGCAAAACGCCAACCATCAGGTCGACATCCGCTTCGCCGACACCTCGGTGAAAACCCTGCAAGCCACCCTCTGGTACATGAACGGTCGCCACGAGGACATCAAGATCGAGAAACCGGAAACCTCCGACACCGACGGTCGTTTCGCCTTTGAGCTGCGCACGGACGAAGACTGGGCCTCGCAAAACCTGCTGGCCGTTGAAGTCCAGGGTCCTGAAGCCGGACCTGGCGCCACGCCACAAAAAGTCGAAGCGAAAATCTGCAAACGCAACGTATTCCCGGGCGTCGGTCAACAGACCGCGCAGCTCGGGCAATGA
- a CDS encoding mannuronate-specific alginate lyase: protein MRNQKLKNLLAPTLLSLAMFAGATQAAAPLRPPQGYFAPVDKFKTGDKSDGCDAMPAPYTGPLQFRSKYEGSDKARATLNVQSEKAFRDTTKDITTLERGTAKRVMQFMRDGRPEQLECTLNWLTAWAKADALMSKDFNHTGKSMRKWALGSMASSYIRLKFSDSHPLAQHQQEAQLIEAWFSKMADQVVSDWDNLPLEKTNNHSYWAAWSVMATAVATNRRDLFDWAVKEYKVGVNQVDADGFLPNELKRQQRALAYHNYALPPLAMIASFAQVNGVDLRQENNGALKRLGDRVLAGVKDPDEFEEKNGKKQDMTDLKEDMKFAWLEPFCTLYTCAPDVIEKKRDMQPFKTFRLGGDLTKVYDPSHEKG from the coding sequence ATGCGAAATCAGAAACTGAAAAACCTGTTGGCACCGACACTCCTGAGCCTGGCGATGTTCGCCGGGGCCACTCAGGCCGCCGCGCCATTGCGTCCGCCGCAGGGCTACTTCGCCCCGGTGGATAAATTCAAGACCGGCGACAAGAGCGATGGCTGCGACGCGATGCCGGCGCCGTACACCGGTCCGCTGCAATTTCGCAGCAAGTACGAAGGTTCGGACAAGGCCCGCGCTACGCTGAACGTGCAGTCGGAAAAAGCCTTTCGCGACACCACCAAAGACATCACCACGCTGGAACGCGGCACCGCCAAGCGGGTCATGCAGTTCATGCGCGACGGTCGCCCGGAGCAGCTCGAATGCACGCTCAACTGGCTGACCGCGTGGGCCAAGGCTGACGCGTTGATGTCCAAAGACTTCAACCACACCGGCAAGTCGATGCGCAAATGGGCGCTGGGCAGCATGGCGTCTTCGTACATTCGCCTGAAGTTTTCCGACTCGCACCCACTGGCTCAGCACCAACAGGAAGCGCAGCTGATCGAAGCCTGGTTCAGCAAAATGGCCGATCAGGTGGTCAGCGACTGGGACAACCTGCCGCTGGAAAAAACCAACAACCACTCGTACTGGGCCGCCTGGTCGGTGATGGCCACCGCCGTCGCCACCAACCGCCGCGACCTGTTCGATTGGGCGGTCAAGGAATACAAGGTCGGCGTCAATCAAGTCGATGCCGATGGCTTCCTGCCCAACGAACTCAAGCGCCAGCAACGCGCCCTCGCCTACCACAACTACGCCCTGCCGCCGCTGGCGATGATCGCCAGTTTCGCCCAGGTCAATGGTGTCGATCTGCGTCAGGAAAACAATGGCGCACTGAAGCGTCTCGGTGATCGGGTGTTGGCCGGCGTCAAGGATCCTGATGAGTTCGAAGAAAAGAACGGCAAAAAGCAGGACATGACCGACCTGAAAGAGGACATGAAATTCGCTTGGCTCGAACCGTTCTGCACGCTCTACACCTGCGCGCCGGATGTGATCGAGAAGAAGCGCGACATGCAACCGTTCAAGACTTTCCGTCTTGGCGGCGACCTGACCAAGGTCTACGACCCGTCGCATGAAAAGGGCTAA
- a CDS encoding MBOAT family O-acyltransferase yields MVFSSNVFLFLFLPIFLGLYYLSGQRYRNLLLLIASYVFYAWWRVDFLALFAAVTLWNYWIGLKVGAAGVRTKPAQRWLLLGVAVDLCILGYFKYANFGVDSINEIMTSFGLEPFILTHVLLPIGISFYIFESISYIIDVYRGDTPATRNLIDFAAFVAIFPHLIAGPVLRFRDLADQFNNRTHTLDKFSEGCTRFMQGFIKKVFIADTLAVVADHCFALQNPTTGDAWLGALAYTAQLYFDFSGYSDMAIGLGLMMGFRFMENFKQPYISQSITEFWRRWHISLSTWLRDYLYITLGGNRKGTLMTYRNLFLTMLLGGLWHGANITYIIWGAWHGMWLAIEKMLGLNTSPRSLNPIRWALTFLLVVMGWVIFRAENLHVAGRMYGAMFSFGDWSLSELNQASLTGLQVATLVVAYVTLAFFGLRDLYTNQPPAKTKPEVNVKADGPATATPGMIKAAPGENPASIHEPGYTVGVEAQVQPAYWTADWSRYVMRGLILLLFIASILKLSAQSFSPFLYFQF; encoded by the coding sequence ATGGTATTTTCATCCAACGTGTTCCTGTTTCTGTTCTTGCCGATCTTTCTCGGCTTGTACTACCTGAGCGGGCAACGCTATCGCAACCTGCTGCTGCTGATCGCCAGCTACGTGTTCTACGCCTGGTGGCGGGTGGACTTCCTCGCGCTGTTCGCAGCGGTCACGCTGTGGAACTACTGGATCGGCCTCAAGGTCGGTGCCGCCGGCGTACGAACCAAACCGGCGCAGCGCTGGCTGCTGCTCGGCGTGGCCGTCGACCTGTGCATTCTGGGCTACTTCAAGTACGCCAACTTCGGTGTCGACAGCATCAACGAGATCATGACTTCGTTCGGTCTCGAGCCGTTCATCCTCACCCACGTGCTGCTGCCGATCGGTATTTCGTTCTACATCTTCGAATCGATCAGCTACATCATCGACGTGTACCGTGGCGACACGCCGGCGACGCGCAATCTGATCGACTTCGCAGCATTCGTGGCGATCTTCCCGCACCTGATTGCCGGCCCGGTTCTGCGTTTTCGCGACCTCGCCGATCAGTTCAACAACCGCACGCACACCCTCGACAAATTCTCCGAGGGCTGCACGCGGTTCATGCAGGGTTTCATCAAGAAGGTCTTCATCGCCGACACCCTCGCCGTGGTCGCCGACCATTGCTTCGCCCTGCAGAACCCGACCACGGGTGACGCCTGGCTTGGTGCGCTGGCGTACACCGCGCAGCTGTACTTCGACTTCTCCGGTTACAGCGACATGGCCATCGGCCTGGGCTTGATGATGGGTTTCCGCTTCATGGAAAACTTCAAGCAGCCGTACATCAGCCAGTCGATCACCGAGTTCTGGCGCCGCTGGCACATAAGCCTGTCGACCTGGCTGCGTGACTACCTGTACATCACCCTCGGCGGTAACCGTAAAGGCACGCTGATGACCTATCGCAACCTGTTCCTGACCATGCTGCTCGGTGGTCTGTGGCACGGCGCGAACATCACTTACATCATCTGGGGCGCCTGGCACGGCATGTGGCTGGCAATCGAGAAAATGCTCGGCCTGAACACCTCGCCGCGCAGCCTCAACCCGATCCGCTGGGCACTGACTTTCCTGCTGGTAGTGATGGGCTGGGTGATCTTCCGTGCCGAGAACCTGCACGTCGCCGGGCGCATGTACGGCGCGATGTTCAGCTTCGGCGACTGGTCGCTGTCGGAACTCAATCAGGCCAGCCTGACCGGTCTGCAAGTGGCGACCCTGGTGGTGGCTTACGTGACCCTGGCGTTCTTCGGTCTGCGTGATCTGTACACCAATCAGCCGCCAGCCAAGACCAAACCGGAAGTCAACGTCAAGGCCGATGGCCCTGCCACGGCGACGCCGGGAATGATCAAGGCAGCACCTGGGGAAAATCCGGCGAGCATCCACGAACCTGGCTACACCGTCGGCGTCGAAGCCCAGGTGCAACCGGCCTACTGGACCGCCGACTGGTCGCGCTACGTGATGCGCGGGCTGATCCTACTGCTGTTCATCGCCTCGATTCTCAAACTCTCGGCGCAAAGCTTCTCGCCGTTCCTTTACTTCCAGTTCTGA
- a CDS encoding alginate O-acetyltransferase — protein sequence MTRSLRIFYIALFLVTLLVLGLWSIRSFFGFSTNADATVLNGRWTKAVETHYDDEFPIKRLGTNLWAALDFKLFNEGRPGVVLGRDQWLYSDEEFNPIVNEQQNLQGNYALVEGVRQTLKEKGVKLVMAIVPAKVRLYPEHLDEVKPSSIHQNLYQDFHARVAADKILAPDLLGPLQQAKQNGQQVFLRTDTHWTPEGAEIAANTLAKTIAEKFPLSGEPQRFVTTPAEKVTHKGDLRLFLPLDPLFENMMPAPEPLLKRNTVAAEQPAGDDALFANSEVPVALIGTSYSANPNWNFVGALKQALHSDVVNYAEDGHGPILPMLSYLKSDDFKNSPPQVLIWEFPERYLPVNNEIGDADPQWVAELKQAGARQQNVAINTKSETPDRAQN from the coding sequence ATGACCCGCTCATTACGCATCTTCTACATCGCCCTGTTCCTGGTGACGCTGTTGGTCCTCGGTCTGTGGTCGATTCGCAGCTTCTTCGGCTTCAGCACCAACGCCGACGCGACGGTGCTCAATGGCCGCTGGACCAAGGCGGTGGAAACCCACTACGACGATGAATTCCCGATCAAGCGTCTGGGCACCAACCTCTGGGCCGCGCTGGATTTCAAACTGTTCAACGAAGGTCGTCCGGGCGTCGTGCTCGGCCGCGACCAGTGGTTGTACAGCGATGAGGAATTCAACCCGATCGTCAACGAACAGCAGAACCTGCAAGGCAACTACGCGCTGGTCGAAGGCGTGCGCCAGACCCTGAAAGAGAAAGGCGTGAAACTGGTGATGGCGATCGTCCCGGCCAAGGTGCGTCTGTATCCGGAGCATCTGGATGAAGTGAAGCCTTCGAGCATTCACCAGAACCTGTATCAGGATTTCCACGCCCGTGTCGCGGCCGACAAGATCCTCGCCCCTGACCTGCTCGGCCCGCTGCAACAGGCCAAGCAGAACGGTCAGCAAGTGTTCCTGCGCACCGACACCCACTGGACGCCGGAAGGCGCCGAGATCGCCGCCAACACGCTGGCGAAAACCATTGCCGAGAAATTCCCGCTGAGCGGCGAGCCACAGCGCTTCGTTACCACGCCAGCAGAGAAGGTCACGCACAAGGGCGATCTGCGTCTGTTCCTGCCGCTCGATCCGCTGTTCGAAAACATGATGCCGGCGCCTGAGCCACTGCTCAAACGCAACACCGTTGCCGCCGAGCAACCTGCCGGTGACGACGCCCTGTTCGCCAACAGCGAAGTACCGGTCGCGCTGATCGGCACCAGCTACAGCGCCAACCCCAACTGGAACTTCGTCGGTGCGCTCAAACAAGCGCTGCACAGCGACGTCGTCAACTACGCCGAAGACGGCCATGGCCCGATTCTGCCGATGCTCAGCTACCTGAAAAGCGATGACTTCAAGAACAGCCCGCCACAAGTGCTGATCTGGGAGTTTCCTGAACGATATCTGCCTGTGAACAACGAAATCGGCGACGCCGACCCGCAGTGGGTCGCAGAGCTCAAACAAGCCGGCGCCCGCCAACAAAACGTAGCCATCAACACTAAATCCGAGACGCCCGATCGGGCGCAAAACTGA
- a CDS encoding alginate O-acetyltransferase AlgF, protein MTFTTTPRRLAKSFALVAGLSVLSVPAFAGGDAALYGPTAPKGSTFVRVYNASNAEVSATVGSTNLSDIAPLASSDFSFMPGGDYSAKVGSQTLPVKLAGDHYYTLVNNASGAPQLIEEPPFKNKQKSLVRVQNLSDKSLTLKTADGKTDVVPNVAAKGRGEREINPVKVSLALYEGDKKVGDVKPVALERGEAAVLYVTGNGSNLSPVWVKRPVSTR, encoded by the coding sequence ATGACTTTCACTACTACTCCTCGTCGTCTCGCTAAAAGCTTCGCACTGGTTGCTGGCCTCAGCGTACTTTCCGTCCCAGCCTTCGCCGGCGGCGACGCCGCGCTGTATGGCCCGACCGCACCGAAAGGCTCGACCTTCGTGCGTGTCTACAACGCCAGCAACGCTGAAGTCAGCGCGACTGTCGGCAGCACCAACCTGAGCGATATCGCGCCACTGGCCAGCAGCGACTTCAGCTTCATGCCAGGCGGCGACTACAGCGCCAAAGTCGGCAGCCAGACCCTGCCGGTGAAACTCGCCGGTGACCACTACTACACCCTGGTCAACAACGCTTCCGGCGCGCCACAACTGATCGAAGAGCCGCCGTTCAAGAACAAGCAGAAATCCCTGGTGCGCGTGCAGAACCTCAGCGACAAATCGCTGACCCTGAAAACCGCCGACGGCAAGACCGACGTGGTGCCGAATGTCGCTGCCAAGGGCCGTGGCGAACGTGAAATCAACCCGGTGAAAGTCAGCCTGGCGCTGTACGAAGGCGACAAGAAAGTCGGCGACGTGAAACCGGTCGCTCTGGAGCGCGGTGAAGCAGCGGTGCTGTACGTCACCGGCAACGGCAGCAACCTGTCGCCAGTCTGGGTGAAACGCCCGGTGTCGACTCGCTAA
- a CDS encoding mannose-1-phosphate guanylyltransferase/mannose-6-phosphate isomerase → MIPVILSGGSGSRLWPLSRKQFPKQFLALTGEHTLFQQTLERLVFEGMDTPIVVCNKEHRFIVNEQLAARNLECQRILMEPFGRNTSPAVALTAMMLVNEGRDELMLVLPADHVLEDQKALQRALALATVAAENGEMVLFGVPATKPETGYGYIKSTADSLLPEGVSRVSHFVEKPDVKRATEYVESGGYYWNSGMFLFRASRFLEELKKHDPDIYDTCLLTLERSQQDADTVTLDEATFACCPDNSIDYSVMEKTQRACVVPLSAGWSDVGCWSSLWEVNEKDANGNVSKGDVVIQDSKNCMIHGNGKLVSVIGLENIVVVETKDAMMIAHKDKVQGVKQMVNTLNAQGRSETQNHCEVYRPWGSYDSVDMGGRFQVKHISVKPGACLSLQMHHHRAEHWIVVSGTAEVTCDENVFLLTENQSTYIPIASVHRLRNPGKIPLEIIEVQSGSYLGEDDIERFEDIYGRSTPIERGVSVKTIAQ, encoded by the coding sequence ATGATTCCGGTGATCTTGTCAGGTGGTAGCGGTTCGCGTCTGTGGCCTCTTTCGCGCAAGCAATTCCCCAAGCAATTCCTCGCCCTGACCGGCGAACACACACTGTTCCAGCAAACCCTCGAGCGCCTGGTGTTCGAAGGCATGGACACGCCGATCGTGGTCTGCAACAAGGAACACCGTTTCATCGTCAACGAGCAACTGGCCGCACGCAATCTGGAATGCCAGCGCATCCTGATGGAGCCGTTCGGCCGCAACACTTCGCCGGCCGTGGCGCTGACCGCGATGATGCTGGTCAATGAAGGCCGTGACGAACTGATGCTGGTGCTGCCGGCCGACCACGTGCTGGAAGATCAGAAAGCCCTGCAACGCGCGCTGGCCCTGGCGACTGTCGCAGCCGAGAACGGCGAGATGGTCCTGTTCGGCGTACCGGCGACCAAACCGGAAACCGGCTACGGCTACATCAAATCCACCGCTGATTCGCTGCTGCCAGAAGGCGTCAGCCGCGTCTCGCACTTCGTCGAAAAACCGGATGTGAAGCGCGCCACCGAGTACGTCGAATCCGGCGGCTACTACTGGAACAGCGGCATGTTCCTGTTCCGCGCCAGCCGCTTCCTCGAAGAACTGAAAAAGCACGATCCGGACATCTACGACACCTGCCTGCTGACCCTCGAGCGCAGCCAGCAGGACGCCGACACTGTCACCCTGGACGAAGCCACTTTCGCCTGCTGCCCGGACAACTCCATCGACTACTCGGTGATGGAAAAAACCCAGCGCGCCTGCGTGGTGCCGCTGAGCGCCGGCTGGAGCGATGTCGGCTGCTGGTCGTCGCTGTGGGAAGTCAACGAAAAAGACGCCAACGGCAACGTCAGCAAAGGCGACGTGGTCATCCAGGACAGCAAGAACTGCATGATCCACGGCAACGGCAAACTGGTCTCGGTGATCGGTCTGGAGAACATCGTCGTGGTCGAAACCAAGGACGCGATGATGATTGCCCACAAGGACAAGGTCCAGGGCGTCAAGCAGATGGTCAACACCCTCAACGCCCAGGGCCGCAGCGAAACCCAGAACCACTGCGAAGTCTATCGTCCGTGGGGCTCGTACGACTCGGTGGACATGGGCGGGCGTTTCCAGGTCAAGCACATCTCGGTCAAGCCGGGCGCGTGCCTGTCGCTGCAGATGCACCACCACCGCGCCGAACACTGGATCGTGGTCAGCGGCACCGCCGAAGTGACCTGTGACGAAAACGTGTTCCTGCTCACCGAAAACCAGTCGACCTACATCCCGATCGCCTCGGTGCATCGCCTGCGCAACCCGGGCAAGATCCCGCTGGAAATCATCGAAGTGCAGTCGGGTTCGTACTTGGGTGAAGACGATATCGAGCGTTTCGAAGATATCTACGGCCGCTCCACCCCGATCGAACGCGGCGTGTCGGTGAAGACCATCGCGCAGTAA